One window of Vicia villosa cultivar HV-30 ecotype Madison, WI unplaced genomic scaffold, Vvil1.0 ctg.001663F_1_1, whole genome shotgun sequence genomic DNA carries:
- the LOC131636202 gene encoding uncharacterized protein LOC131636202: MAPPLKTGGRNFSYSFVNPNLNSVECLAKKITPDESTNFREKYGYILSLLKMPFTKYEQEGVHTLLQFYHPSLRCFTLTDYLLAPTLEEYSSFLGIPVGKEVPYYSTMKAPDSVEIAKALYLSKSVVEANLTKKGGSFGFRMEFLVKRGCDAAEAKECDTFRAILALSIYGIVMFANVPDFVDMNAIHIFILQNPVPTLLGDVYHSVHHRNGQKGGLVRFCAPLLYHWFRSHLPERGAFVDSRYTSKWAERIMGLRAKDIVWYNRSLDDMEVVMSCGKFKNVPLMGIRGGINYNPVLARRTYGYAFISPPERAEIAENIFYHSATNAGQMAEAAQAWKSICWRDKKHFGQRDCATYKDYTEWVEVVANTQGMPFPPKDPLYPPAGVQPDIVSMPRYNRTVEQNRKLTEQMETMQVKMNTDRGSTSQKRPRVTIDPKFTETQEKKLKEHYETQLADLTKRLQIQAENANSEKTRRKKWVFWL; this comes from the exons ATGGCTCCACCACTGAAGACTGGCGGGCGCAATTTCTCTTATTCTTTTGTGAATCCGAATCTGAATTCTGTTGAGTGTTTGGCAAAGAAGATCACGCCGGATGAGTCAACCAATTTCCGAGAAAAATATGGGTACATTCTGAGCCTCctcaagatgccgttcaccaaGTATGAGCAAGAGGGAGTTCATACTTTGCTTCAGTTCTATCATCCTTCCCTCCGTTGTTTCACACTCACTGATTATCTTTTGGCCCCTACCTTGGAAGAGTATTCGTCATTCCTTGGCATTCCTGTTGGGAAAGAGGTACCTTACTATAGCACCATGAAGGCCCCCGATTCCGTTGAAattgctaaggctctttatttgagcaagtcggtCGTGGAAGCAAATCTCACCAAGAAGGGAGGAAGTTTTGGTTTTCGTATGGAGTTCCTGGTTAAGAGAGGTTGTGATGCTGCTGAAGCCAAAGAGTGTGACACTTTTAGAGCTATCTTGGCTCTAAGTATCTATGGTATTGTGATGTTCGCAAATGTACCTgactttgttgatatgaatgccATCCACATATTCATTCTGCAGAACCCCGTTCCTACACTTCTGGGGGATGTTTATCATTCCGTTCATCATCGGAATGGGCAGAAAGGAGGTTTGGTTAGATTCTGTGCTCCGTTGCTATACCATTGGTTCAGATCACATTTGCCGGAACGTGGAGCTTTTGTTGATAGTAGGTACACATCTAAATGGGCTGAGAGGATTATGGGGCTTAGAGCTAAGGACATTGTCTGGTACAACCGATCTTTGGATGACATGGAAGTTGTTATGAGTTGCGGGAAGTTCAAAAATGTGCCTCTCATGGGCATCAGAGGTGGGATCAACTATAATCCTGTCCTGGCTAGAAGAACATATGGATATGCTTTCATTAGTCCTCCTGAACGAGCAGAGATTGCTGAGAATATTTTCTATCATTCAGCCACCAATGCTGGACAAATGGCAGAAGCTGCGCAAGCCTGGAAGAGTATTTGCTGGAGGGATAAGAAGCATTTCGGTCAAAGAGACTGTGCGACTTATAAAGACTATACTGAGTGGGTTGAAGTTGTGGCTAACACCCAAGGGATGCCTTTCCCTCCAAAGGATCCTTTGTATCCTCCTGCTGGTGTACAACCCGACATTGTCTCTATGCCTCGTTATAATCGAACTGTTGAGCAGAATCGGAAGTTGACTGAACAAATGGAAACAATgcaagttaagatgaatactgatag AGGAAGTACCTCTCAGAAAAGGCCGAGAGTGACTATAGACCCTAAATTTACTGAAACTCAAGAGAAGAAACTCAAGGAACATTACGAGACTCAGTTGGCAGATTTGACTAAAAGACTCCAGATTCAGGCTGAAAATGCCAATTCGGAAAAGACTCGTCGAAAGAAATGGGTTTTCTggttataa